The window taaaattttagtaattttttgTTCACATATATATGTATGATGCATATAGGAAAACAATTTAAGGCGACTTAcagttaaaaaaaaaatcaattaacaaAAATAGAGACATAAGCGGCCTACAGTCAAAAAAATCTgcaatttaataaataattcaaaaaaaggAAATTAAGTCGCCAATTCCACAGGCGACCTACAGTCTAAAAAACAAGCcgcccaaataaataaataaataaaaaggaaaatTAGGTCGTTGGTTACACTGGCGACCTACAATTAAcatatttttgcaattttaaaaatattttaaataattttttgcgCATatgattaatatatatatatatatatatatatatatatatatatatatatatatatatatatatatatgagttcgaGTTTAAAGCAATGAGATCAGTTTCGAGCTGTAAAAATTGTAAACTTGCACTACATGAATCATACTCTTACAGTCATTAGGATTATGATTACTTCTTTATTACCTTAGAAATTTAAACACACAAAAAATAAAACTGAAAAACATGATTCATCAAAAGCTCAAAGCTTCAAACAATATGATCTCATAACATAGATTTTGAATAAAAACAGAGAAAGAACTAATTAACCATAGCCGGGAAATTGTGAGTTTTCCCAATATAAGCCTCTATATAACCATGAAAAAAAGTCTATAACTTTGTTTAAGGGTTGTAAGGCGCGAAAACAACCACTGAATTatgacctccaaatccaaatgagTTGGAAATACCTGCAAAAAGAAGGGGAGAAAATAAGAAATATTAGATGAGGTTGTTCGAGCCATAGAAGccgccactaatgcttgcattagggtaggctgtctaTATCACACCCCttagggtgcggcccttccccggatccTGCGTGAATTTCGGATGCTTTGTGTACTGGACTGCCTTTTAGATGAGGCTGTTCGAGCCATAGAAGCgccactaatacttgcattaacGGTGCGGCCCTTCCCTGGATCCTGTGTGAATGCGGGATGCTTTATGCACCAGACTGCCTTTTAGATGAGGCTGTTCGAGCCATAGAAGCCgccactaatacttgcattaggaTAGCTAGGATGTCTACATCCCTTCCCCGAACCCTTTTTTTATTTATCTTCTCTATTTTGAGGCAAAAATACTCTCTCATTAACCAACTTTTGATAGGAGATTTGTGCCGAAGGATAAAAATACATACCAACATTCACTTCATGTTGTTTCTTCACATTCGGTACAGTGTCAATTGTAACCTGAGGTTCCAAATCCTACGTGCAAAAGTGAAGAAATTAGAGCTTAGAACGGCGATTGAACTGCAGGATAATGTATAAATAGAGGAACAGAGTTGGTCAGTAGTTACATATTGGTTAATAGTTGGATGTAGCCACCCTGTTGTTATTGCTTTGATCGTTGCAATCGCTTCTAGTCCACCAGCAGCCCCGAGTCCATGCCCAATCATTGACTGAACAACAAAGGTAAACAAATTAAACATCATTAAGTTATGTAGCCACTGCTATATGTAGTATTTTTACACAGACGGATCACGTTTAATTTGATGAGAGTGAGCTTAAGCACATATGAGCTATATGCTAAATGAGCGATAGTGGATGGCCTAGCAATGTTAATCataaaaaataaggaaataaattaAGCCGGATTTCCTTATAATATCCTAGAAAATTCATGATTTACTCgagatatatatatttttaaaataaatcggaTAAGCTTTACAGGTTGAAACCTTGATCCAAACATTGAAATTCTTAGATAGTCTCGAAAAAAAGAGGCCTTGAGCAATTTGCCGGGGGAAAAAACTACTAGACAAATGGTCTAATTAAGACAGATACCGATCAAACTAAAGGtattaatataaaaaaaactTTTCGTTCTTGGAGAAAGTTGCATCTTCCTAATTATCAATTAAAAGATTTAGCTTGCACGAAACGCTATCAATTTCATACATACTCCACATAGAAAAGAGCTATTTCTTTTCTTGTAGTGGTATTAGGACATGCAAGGGGCAGTGACAGTAGTCCCATCCTTGTTTGTAATAACGATCAAGTTATTTTGCTCGAAAAAGCATCTATTTGAAAGATTGTTCGACCAATGTGAGTTGTTATTATTTGGAAGACGAATATTCTCACCTTTGTTCCGTTCATCTTAATCTCTGAAGTATCCTTAAAGACTTTCTTGATCGCATTGACCTCTGCCAAATCTCCAGCAAGGGTTGATGTTGCATGTGCATTAATGTAATTCACCTATTTGAGGAAGTATTTAACATTCTGCATATCAGCTTTCAAATAGTACAGAACATATATAAGATGGAGCAAAGTGCAGGATGTTTCTCGAAAAGAAAGCACAAGCGCAATCTTACCTCTTCAGGGGAAACGCCCGAATCTTCCAAACTTTTGGTTATGCAAGATGAAACCCCAAGCCCATCGGAACGAGGATCAGTCATGTGATGAGCATCACAAGTGACAGCACCTCCCAAGTATTCTGCTATAATATTAGCACCTCTTTTCAACGCGTGCTCCAGACTTTCCATTACCTGTTCAAATTCATGAGTTAATTCCATCAAGTTACAAAGAGGAGCTCTCTCAAAACCACGACAATTTTGGGGGAGTTAAGTGATTTCTTTTGCTAATAAAATCAATTTATCAAAAGGAAGAATGTGGCCGAGTTTGTGTACCAGGACACCAGAACCTTCGCCCATGACAAAACCATCACGATTCTTGTCCCACGGCCTTGACGCCTTGTGTGGTTCGTCATTTCTTTGAGATAAGGCACGACAAGCTATGAAGCCGCCAACACCAGTAGGCATGATTGCAGCTTCCGTCCCACCTGCTACAATAATATCTGCTTCACCCCTTCTAATGTGATTTGCAGCCGCATAGAAGCAGTAGTTTGCGGTTGCACAAGCCGTTGAAATGGAGTAATTAGGTCCCATTAGTCCTGTATCTATAGCTAACAATGCTGATCCCATATTGGTGATAGAGTAAGGGATGAAAAATGGACTGATTTTCTTGTATCCTTTCTGAACTAAGGATTCCACTCCACTGCTGAAAGCTGTTAATCCTCCCATCCCGGTCCCAACTAAGACACCGATTCTTGTTTTGTCCATCTGCAATACACAAATGTAAGAGCAGAAGTGGAATTAGGTTTAGCCTTCGTCGGAAAATTATACTACTGTACAAATAGGCCAAAACCAAAAGTATTTGGTTATATATTAACCGTTGAATCCCCTTTTCATAGAAGTGAATTCTTATTCTTACGAAGCAAATAGCATTTCCTATTGATTTGTCCCCTGGACTGGACCTATTCTGATTCTGAATTATCCGTCGCTACGCTGTTCCCAAGGACTAGCAAAATCGAAATAGCGAAATTCTTGGGTCATCTCAATGGGTTCAGAAACCACACGTTTCTCTGGATCATCATAGCGTACTTCCACATATCCACTCAGAGGAAGGTCTTTTCGTAATGGATGACCCTCGAAACCATAATCTGTTGATATACGGCGTAGATCCGGATGATTGATGGAAGAAACACCAAACATATCCCAAACTTCTCGCTCCCACCGGCCGGCTGATGGAAATAGACTGACTACCGGAGATATTCGTGTTACTTCGTCTGCACTGGTTTGTACACGAATGCGTGAGTTATACCGAATACTCAGTAAATTATAGACCACTTCAAATCTTTGTTTTCGAGAGGGATAATCAACTCCGCAAATATCGATCGAAACTTGAACCCTTGTATAGGTATGCAATTTCAGAAAGCACAACAATTGAAATAGGTAGTCCGTATTGGTATCAGatctattcccatgttccgatcTTTCCATTTTTTTGACCCATTTCTTGGGTAAAGTCTCCCAACTATATTTGAAAATGAATTGGTTATCCATAAAGAGAAAGAAAGTTTTCTTCTAGTTCCGCTTCTTGCTCTTCCAATTCAGAAAGACTTGTCGGAAATCGCCGGTTGGGTTGGTCCGACCAAGAAAGGCATGGGACTTTTGGGCATTGCTTGGGCCGAGTGTTGTATGGCTACCTAGTGATTTACAAGCACCCTTCCACTTATGACAATCCTTTTCTTTGGGTCCTTTTCTCGTTTGGGAGCTGAAGCCATGGCCTTGATTCTTCCACATTTTACAGCTGCTTTAAAGAATTTCATTGGATTAGAATTTTCGAAATGCTGATAATGTAGAGCGCTATAAGAAGTAAGTGTTCATGCTCTTAGAATTTTCGAAACGCTGTAACAAAAATTTAAGAGCGTGAACACTTAAGATCAAAAAGGTCGACTCAATTGATACATCATTGAGAACAAAAGTTTGTAAGTTGTAACTAGTAAATACACATTAATAAGAAGATCATGCTGATAATGTAGCTTAAGTAAACATGAACTTGCAACAGTTGTGAAGTTCAAATCATAGTGCCAGACACCTAGGGAAAAGGAAAATGGACAgaagctcaacaacaacaacaacaacaacaaaaccagTGTAATCCCATAGAAGCTCAATAAATCATTAAACTATGTCATATGCCATGTAACGGAAACTGCTGTAAATTCATTCCCATTTCCTGATTTCTTGAATGCTAACTTGCTAAGCATCTCATCAAAGCCTATGTTTAAAGAACACAACATTTTAAATTGGAAATAGCAATACCATCTAAAACTTATGGAGCAAGATATAATTAAAGAAGGATTTAAATTATATACATCGACACTTCAAAGATTTTTTACACTATCAATTAATGCGTATCATAGAGAAAACTTATACGTAGTGACGGAGCCAGAATTTTCACTAAACAAAGTCAAAATATAAAGGCGTAAATACACACGAAGTCGAGAatttaacacacacacacacacacacacacacacacacacacacacatatatatatatatatatatatatatatatatatatatatatatatatatattcaacaaaTTACTTATCTACACAATGTAATTTTCCGGCGATATTGACGCCCAATGGCAGAGCCACCTTATAGCAAGAACACGGGAAAAATGCAATATGTAGGTaggtaaattttatatatatatatattttaacttCCCTTGATTTTTcatatgtttacttttatatattttgacattcGTTAATGAAAATCCTGGTTTCGCCACTGTTGATACCCTTAAAAACAGTGGCTCCTCCACTACTTATACATAACctagttgtatatatttttatactATTAGTGTATCCAGTACATATAACTTAAACTCTTAGAAAAATAGCAAGGATAAATAAAAGGACATTCAAAGCCAAGAAATATTCTTGTTTCATTTTTTATACAGGCAAATCAAGAACTggatagaaaaaaaaaattactgtACCTTTTGGTTTCCAGGAATTAGACTCCACTGGCATTTGCATACTTTCAATTGCTCTAAGCCCATTGTATTGAAACAAATAAGTTCCTGATTCTCTCTGCTTCAAAATTAAAGCAGAAGAACAAGTACCAGTAATACTAGTCATTTTTTCAAACACAGAAACTTTGCTTATGGGACTGTTTTTCTTTAACTCAACTCACTATTGGGAAAATATATAGGAAAAAAAGTACATAAAATGACAGAGACATTGAACAATAAGGAGGGGAAAACAAAGTTAATGTAATATTTGAGTTGGGATTTGGAGAGTCCGCCAATTAGCTATTTCTATGAGAATAAAAGTGAAATGACTGCTAAAACAAAGGAAAAAAATAAGTTGCCTAACTAATATCGCCAATGCGTATATTGATGAACTAAACTGCTTCGTTGGAAAAATCGCATCTTTTTTAGTTTAACTGAACAGTTCTTCTTCAACCACGTAAAAATAGATTAAGAGTTTAAGTTAAAGTTTACCTATAACACGTAATTGTTCATAATAAATGTAATATGACAATCAgtggcgaaattagaaattttctCGAGGGTATTCAAATTTGAAATAAGTGAAAAAAAGTTCCCGACAAAaggtgttcaatatgtgttatgtacctttaaaatataatattttacctatatatacAGTACAATTTTCCGACATAAGGTGGTAAGTTGACAACCTTGTAACCATGTGGCTTCGCCACCAATGACAATCTGAAAAatagaataataatttattacaaTCAATTAAATTGCATTGGAAGTGCAATAATTTTTTAACTTTGTTGGTATATGACTTAAAATCATTAGATTTAAGACAAACTATTTAATATGGTGGAGCGGTAAGTACTTTCTGATCTTTAACTAAGGGTCTCAAATTTTAGCTTTGAGTATGGAGCCGTCTTTGAAAAGGAGCACTTTATACCAAAAGCGAGATTTCTCGATGCGAATGCGAATTAGTCTACCCAAAACGTACGCGAGATTGAAAACCAGAAAAATCCATCATACGTGCAAAAAGTCAAAGAAAAATATGGGTTCATATTAATGGAGAGTAGGCCACTAATTTCAAGTCCACAAACAGTCCTCGTAGTATTAATGTCGAACTTTTAAACGAAACTTTAAATCTTGTGATTTAAATTAAAGTGTGTATAACATATGAAAAATATCATTTGAATCTCGTAGTATTAAAACTTGTCACATTTAATTTAATGTCGAACTACTTCACATTTAACAAATAGGTATATGGTACACTCCAACTACTTATGCATACATTAAATAACAAGAACTTTAATTTATATATACTTATAGTTCTAATACTTGCACTATCAAATTACTCAAACAATCTTTACAAGTAACCTACCATAAAAGGTGAAATTTATgatcaaaaaaataatttataacaaGTAAAATGACTTGATAATATAATGTAAATATTCTTTATACGATTTTTCGTTGTCTATAAGTTAAAACCTATAAATATATGACGTCTACATTTTTATCTTTTCTTATcttccttttctatttttttcttctttcctttttctgtTTTGAGGATGGGAAAAATTCAACTTCAATGTGTCTTTTTCTCTCTAAACCGCGTTTTTGCCATCACCACTCTTTAATTAGCTCACCT is drawn from Nicotiana tomentosiformis chromosome 12, ASM39032v3, whole genome shotgun sequence and contains these coding sequences:
- the LOC104087381 gene encoding 3-oxoacyl-[acyl-carrier-protein] synthase I, chloroplastic-like → MTSITGTCSSALILKQRESGTYLFQYNGLRAIESMQMPVESNSWKPKAVKCGRIKAMASAPKREKDPKKRIVISGRVLCSYICVLQMDKTRIGVLVGTGMGGLTAFSSGVESLVQKGYKKISPFFIPYSITNMGSALLAIDTGLMGPNYSISTACATANYCFYAAANHIRRGEADIIVAGGTEAAIMPTGVGGFIACRALSQRNDEPHKASRPWDKNRDGFVMGEGSGVLVMESLEHALKRGANIIAEYLGGAVTCDAHHMTDPRSDGLGVSSCITKSLEDSGVSPEEVNYINAHATSTLAGDLAEVNAIKKVFKDTSEIKMNGTKSMIGHGLGAAGGLEAIATIKAITTGWLHPTINQYDLEPQVTIDTVPNVKKQHEVNVGISNSFGFGGHNSVVVFAPYNP